One window of the Arthrobacter sp. D5-1 genome contains the following:
- a CDS encoding zinc-dependent alcohol dehydrogenase yields MRSMVYRGPYKVRVEEKDIPQIEHPNDAIVQVKLGAICGSDLHLYHGMMPDTRVGMTFGHEFVGVVHEVGSSVQNLVVGDRVMVPFNIYCGSCYFCSRGLYSNCHNVNPNATAVGGIYGYSHTCGGYDGGQAEFVRVPFADVGPSKIPDWMDEEDAVLLTDALPTGYFGAQLGDIAEGDTVVVFGAGPVGLFAAKSAWLMGAGRVIVIDHLEYRLEKARSFAHAETYNFVEYDDIVVHLKKATDYLGADVVIDAVGAEADGNFLQHVTSSKLKLQGGSPIALNWAIDSVRKGGTVSVVGAYGPLFSAVKFGDAMNKGLTLRMNQCPVKRQWPRLFEHIQNGHLKPSDIVTHRIPLEHIAEGYHIFSAKLDDCIKPLIVATTV; encoded by the coding sequence ATGCGATCCATGGTGTATCGCGGGCCCTATAAGGTACGCGTGGAAGAAAAAGACATACCGCAGATCGAACATCCCAATGATGCGATCGTGCAAGTGAAGTTGGGGGCCATCTGCGGCTCAGACCTGCACCTTTATCACGGCATGATGCCGGACACGCGGGTCGGGATGACCTTCGGTCATGAGTTTGTGGGCGTGGTGCACGAGGTGGGTTCCTCGGTGCAGAACCTGGTGGTCGGGGACCGGGTCATGGTTCCGTTCAACATCTACTGCGGGTCCTGCTACTTCTGCTCACGCGGCCTGTACTCCAACTGCCACAACGTGAATCCGAACGCCACTGCCGTAGGCGGTATTTACGGTTACTCCCACACCTGCGGGGGTTACGACGGCGGCCAGGCTGAGTTTGTGCGCGTGCCGTTCGCTGACGTGGGTCCCAGCAAGATTCCGGACTGGATGGACGAGGAAGACGCAGTCCTGCTCACGGACGCACTGCCTACTGGCTACTTCGGCGCCCAGTTGGGCGACATTGCCGAAGGTGACACCGTTGTGGTGTTCGGTGCCGGCCCGGTGGGCCTGTTCGCGGCAAAGTCGGCATGGCTCATGGGAGCGGGGCGGGTGATCGTCATCGACCACCTGGAATACCGATTGGAAAAGGCCCGCTCGTTCGCCCATGCCGAAACCTATAACTTTGTTGAGTACGACGACATTGTGGTGCACCTGAAAAAAGCCACGGACTACCTGGGCGCCGACGTCGTGATAGATGCGGTAGGAGCCGAAGCGGACGGTAACTTCCTCCAGCACGTGACCAGCAGCAAGCTGAAACTGCAGGGTGGGTCTCCCATCGCCCTCAACTGGGCCATCGACTCCGTCCGCAAGGGCGGCACGGTGTCAGTAGTGGGCGCCTACGGACCGCTCTTCAGCGCCGTGAAGTTCGGTGACGCGATGAACAAAGGGCTGACGCTTCGGATGAACCAGTGCCCTGTCAAAAGGCAGTGGCCCCGGTTGTTCGAACACATCCAGAACGGGCATCTTAAACCCAGCGACATTGTCACCCACCGCATCCCTCTGGAGCACATCGCCGAGGGTTACCACATCTTCTCGGCGAAGCTTGATGACTGCATCAAGCCCCTGATCGTCGCAACCACGGTCTGA